The DNA sequence AGTGGGGAGGGCAGTGGGCTGTGACAGGCACCATCATGGCAGTTAATTGAGACAAGAAGACTATCCTCTGGTTTCCCACAATGGCAGGCAGCCACTGCGCCGAGCTTTTTTTATGAGTCTTCCAGGCCGCAGAGCAGAGGCCCTCTCTGGGGACAAGGCAGGGAGTGGCTGGCTGAGGTGAGTGTCCCACAGACAGCCCAGAGCTAACCAAATCCAGGGCTGAGTCCCTAGGAGGATGGTGGGGGCCAACTGCAGACCAGCTTTGGCTGCTAGGACTCTTCAGAGAGACACAGGGGTCTTTAACTCATTGATCGAATTGGAAGGCTGTGGTCCTGGAGGCTAAGACTCTAACCAGCCCTTAGTAGAACCCCCTGCACCCTTCTAGCCCCTCTACCTTAGGGTTGCTCACAACTCTGCTGCTAAGTCCACCTGAGAGGGGTACATCACAGAGGGGACAGTGCTCTCCTTCCCAATAGGCAGCAGTCTGATAGAGGAAACATACAAGGGTCTGacctagcccctcactgggggattctaggcaggggctctaccactgagccacgcccccagcccctccctgggggattctaggcaggggctctaccactgagccacaccccccagaccttcactgggggattctaggcaggggctctaccactgagccacgcccccagctcctccctgggggattctaggcaggggctctaccactgagccacgcccccagcctcaGAATAGTTTATTTTGGTAATAATGTCCTTCAAAGCCACAAAAGTGGTACAATAGGAACTGTTTGAAGAGCTTAGAAGTTTCACAGAAACCTAAGTGGACGACATACATTTAGTTGTGAACAACCTGCCCCACGACACATAGACTCCTTGCAAGAGCCTTCACTATACTCTTCACTCTCTGACAATTGTTCCAACCTCATACGTGAAGAAACGAAAACTCAGCGAGGTTAGGTGACTTGTCTGTGGTCTCAAAACTGATATTATTGAATACTCTGGGGGTGAGGAAGCAGCGGCTGTGAGACTCATTTGTGACTCAAGTTAGGCACAATGGCCATGAGTGAAGAAAAAGATCTCTGGACTTGGGGGCTGAGGCTGGAGCTCATTGGAGATGTCTTCAAGATTGGGCCACTCAGAGACAGGTGGGGCACATGCTGTGTAATGATGCAGCTGGAGTAGTTCCGATTGTGTTACTTTTGTGGATTTGAGAAAAGTAGCGATCAAAATAAATTCGGTctggggctgtggctcagtggtagagctcctgcctagaatcccccaatgagtgGCTGGGGGcgtgctcagtggtagagcccctgcctagaatcccccaatgagtgGCTGGGGgcgtgactcagtggtagagccccttcCCCGCCTAGAATCTTCCAATGAGGGNCTGGGGGAGTGGTTCGGGAGGAGTTGGAGACCTTCCTAGTCTCTTAACTCCTGCCCAGTTCAGCATCACTTCTGAGAGGCCCTTACTACCCTTTCTTGTCCTATGTGTGCTACCTATAGGCACGGACCCAGAAGAGACTATACTGCACGCCTTCAAAGTGTTTGACACTGAAGGAAAAGGCTTTGTCAAGGCTGACTTGTAAGTTTTAAGGACTGAGCCAGGGTGGGTGTCAGCCCTGGCTCCTCTTCCCCTCAGAACTCAGCTGAGTAGGGCTAACATATGTCCAGTGGCTAGAAGCCCCTGCCCCAAACCANCCGTTCCTCCTGGTATTCTGTTCCTCCCTCCTGAGCTGGTGCTCCCCTCTCTCTAGGTGTGGAAGTGAGCGGGGAGTATGGTATGGGTCGAGGATTGCTTATGAGTGTTGGGGATGAAGAGGGATTGGGGTGAGCCTCGAAGGATGATCCAGATTGGCCAATCTAGGGCAGAAATGGTATTCTAGATGTGGGAACAGAAAGGATGAATCAGGGTTTAGTGTGTATGGGATGCTGAGCTGGGGAATGAATAGCCTGGAGCCTGGAAGAGGAGGGgtaggagaagggaaagaggaagaggaggggatggTTATGCCCATGGAAATGGGGGTGGAAAGGGAAGGACTGTCCAGCAAAGATCCAGAAAccagggtttggagagaggaCAGGGCCAGATGAGGACATCACTGAGCATCTCCGCTTGGGATGCCTGGGTGGGACATGGCCATAAGCAGCTGTCCTGCAGGCCCTGGCGCTGGCATGACAGAGGTGGGCTCTGCTCTGGTGgtctgttttacacacacatggGAACATGTCTTAGTAAGAGCAGAAGGGGCGAAGAGCCAAGGTCAGGAAGCAGCAGTCTACGTTGGTCCCTGGATGTTGGGCCAGCCTTTAAGATGTCCCTTCCAAACTTTGCTGGTTCTTAGGAGGCCCTAGCGTGTGAGATGTCCCCTCCCTCTTAAGGATGAGCTGGTATCTGGTGACAGCCCATTTTTTAGGAGTTCGGGTGCTGCTTGTAGAAGCTTCCACCTATGGGGTGGAGGAGAGAGTGGATggagtcagttttttttttgagacaaggtttctctgtatagccctggctgtcctggaacttactttgtagaccaggctggcctcgaactcagaaatctgcctgcctctgcctcctgagtgctgggattaaaggcatgcaccaccatgcccggctcgtGTGNNNNNNNNNNNNNNNNNNNNNNNNNNNNNNNNNNNNNNNNNNNNNNNNNNNNNNNNNNNNNNNNNNNNNNNNNNNNNNNNNNNNNNNNNNNNNNNNNNNNNNNNNNNNNNNNNNNNNNNNNNNNNNNNNNNNNNNNNNNNNNNNNNNNNNNNNNNNNNNNNNNNNNNNNNNNNNNNNNNNNNNNNNNNNNNNNNNNNNNNNNNNNNNNNNNNNNNNNNNNNNNNNNNNNNNNNNNNNNNNNNNNNNNNNNNNNNNNNNNNNNNNNNNNNNNNNNNNNNNNNNNNNNNNNNNNNNNNNNNNNNNNNNNNNNNNNNNNNNNNNAGGGACTAATTTTGGGAATGGAAGGAACAGTTCTGGGCTGTGGAAACCTAGCAGACAGGGCTGCTGGCCAGATAGGCCACAGAAATGGATCTGGTCGAAACAGAGTATACGCAAAGTCCCCTTCGTTGGTAACCTGGAAACTGTGACTGTCCCATAGTAATAAACAATGGAAAATATGTGTGGCTCCTTAACCAGGGCCTGCTACCAACGGCGCCAGAGGATACCCTGAGAGCAGAGGCTCTGCTTAGCTCTCTGGTCCCATCCTTGCCCACAGAACCCCAGTGCTTGCAAACCTTCGCCAGCTGTGAAGGATGTAAATTATTGTGCAGAACTGGGTGCAGGCCTCACCTCTAGCTGTATTCTCCTCGATCCCTAAGGAATCAGGCCCAACCCTGTCACAGCCTCTCTTTGGGATGGCAGGGAAGTCATAagcccccccatcccccagtcTCGGTTTCTCACAAATAAAGGGGATTCTTGCACGAATGTCCCAGGTCTTGCATGAGAAGGCTGGACCACGTCTTCCCATGATGCTCTTGGCCTTGAACAGTATGATATAGTTTGGGAAATGCTGGAGGCCAAACACAAATAGCCAAAACCACAAGCTGGAAGAGGCATCAAGGAAAAGACGGGGGTAGGGCAGGCGGGCAGGCGTGCAGGCAGGTCATTCCAGCTACtatagaagctgaggcaggagattcaaGATCAACCTGAGCTACTGAGTAAGTTTGAGGCAAACCTGGGAAACTTAGTGAGAGatgtttcaaaacagaaagtaGTGAGGACTCTGGATACAACTTGAGGGTAGAGCNcctgcctagaatccccagtgaggggctgggggcgtggctcagtggtagagcccctgcctagaatcccccagtgaggggctgggggcgtggctcagtggtagagcccctgcctagaatccccagggaggggctgggggcgtggctcagtggcagagcccctgcctagaatccccagggagggcctgggggcgtggctcagtggcagagcccctgcctagaatcccccagtgagggcctgggggcgtggctcagtggtagagcccctgcctagaatccccagggaggggctgggggcgtggctcagtggtagagcacctgcccagTGAGGGGCAGTAGAGCATTTGCCTTCCATGGTCTAGGCCCCCCGGTACCACTCTCTGACAATGACCAAGAACTCCTCCCAAGAGTCTAAGATTAGTTGTTCTCACACCATGGAAATCCGAGAAGTCTCCAAGTCACATCAGAGTCTCAAGTTTGTTTCATCTCTTCCCGGTTGTTGCTAGGAGTATAGAGGTTGCAAGAGAAGCAGTTAGGGGTCAAAGAGATGCCTTGGGGCTGGGAGAACCAGCCCTAGACTGGGATCATCTGGGCTAGAGCTCCTCTAGAAACTTCATGTCCAGGTGGCCACCAGGCAGCTTTTCCACAAGACATGATGGCTTCTTTCTACCAACAGCATTAAGGAAAAGCTTATGACCCAGGCTGACCGGTTCAGTGAGGAGGAGGTGAGTGTGATCTTTTTGGGGGAGAGACATTCCCATACATCCATTGTTCTGACTTCTCCTTTCTTCAGCAGTCCCTATGTAACCCTCAACTCCCTTTCCCAGGTCAAGCAGATGTTTGCAGCTTTCCCACCAGATGTCTGTGGCAACTTAGACTACAGGAATCTGTGCTACGTCATCACACACGGCGAGGAGAAGGACTAGATGTATCTCCTCCATACCTGGAGTCAGccaagatggggtggggtgggcggggGGCAGTACAGGGCTAGCATAGGTAGGGAAACAGTTTCCATCACCCCCAGAGTCTGGGGCTGAAGTGGGAATAAATAACACAGAGATGTGCGTCTGGGTGATGTTTGCGTGGTTAGCACTCTGGTTGGGAAGATGGTGAAACATTCCCTTCCACGCTAGTTTTTCCAAAACTCTCGGTTCCCTTGCTCTGCTCAGCTGTTCCTGATGAGCTGATAATTAAAAGTAATGGACATTTGTAATGCCCCTCATCTGGACCACAGGGCGTTGACTTCATTGGTGGGGGTTTTATTGAGCACCTAGCGTCTTTGAGTCTCCTGGATGAGACAGGGTTGTTCATGTGCAGGTCATGAGGACTGTGGGGAGAAAGAGTCTCAGATGGGCCAAAGCTGGGACAGGGTGTGAGTGGGATGGAGGGTGGGACCGAGAGGGAGAAACTTGGCAGAAGGAGCCGGGCAGAAGCGGAGttagggaggaggagagatgggttCAGGGACATTAAACTGTAGGCAGAGAGCTCTCTCCTTGCATGCATGGCATCAAAGATGGGCTACATGGGGGCTAAAGGGGACTTCATTGTGATTAAAAACGTCTGCTCACCAAAAGACACCACTGAAGACACCAAAAGATCAGAGCGAGGACAGAGGGAGATTCTGGAGGCACACAGGTCTCGACCGAGGTCtcatctcctctgtgtgtgtcatACTTAAGTCTGCAAGGGAGTAATGGAAAATATGAGTTACTTTATTGTGTGGGGGTGTGAATGCGTAGATGTTAAGGGACATATAggggagttgcttctctccttccaccaccgGGATCCTGGGGATGAAATAAAGGTCTCAGCTTGGCAGCAGGTAGAGAGCCCCTTGATTTCCTAAGCCACTAAACTGGCTCCCCTCCCCNCCCCCACCCCTGTAACAAGATGGCTGAGAACAACTTCAGAGAGGAAGggtttaaaggatttattttgtctcataCATTCCGAGTGTTCAGTACAAgaagattgcaagtttgaggtcagcctggctggTAGGATCCTATCTCCAATAAGGAAAGCAACgggaggtggagaagggagagggcaaGGCAGATAAACAGTCAGACAGGCAGACTTAGGAAATAGGAATCCTTTGCCATTCCCTCAGGAGAGGGGGCAAGAGAGGTTCTCCCATCAGCCTGCAGCTCTTAGCCTGGGATACAACTGAGTGGTCCACTAGAGAAGAGGCTGAGGCTTCTAGAAGAGTCCTTCCTCTAccacagccctggctgccccTTGCTTTCTAAGACTCACTTTCCTGGAAGTCATGAGTGGAGCCCTGTCTACACTGAAAACTTGTCAAACCTGTTTGTGTCCCACaggaggagacagagccagggctacagggagtGGGAGCCTCAGGCAATCCCTGACACCCCCTTACTTGAGACTGTCTGACNGCTTGGCNTACCATACTGCAGGGGCCCTAGCTCACTAGGGACATGGGCAGCCAGTGCAGAGGTCAAAAGGGGATCCAGCAGGTTaaagaggaagtgtgtgtgggaggggcatTCACTTCCTGGATCCTCATTCTTCCCNNNNNNNNNNNNNNNNNNNNNNNNNNNNNNNNNNNNNNNNNNNNNNNNNNNNNNNNNNNNNNNNNNNNNNNNNNNNNNNNNNNNNNNNNNNNNNNNNNNNNNNNNNNNNNNNNNNNNNNNNNNNNNNNNNNNNNNNNNNNNNNNNNNNNNNNNNNNNNNNNNNNNNNNNNNNNNNNNNNNNNNNNNNNNNNNNNNNNNNNNNNNNNNNNNNNNNNNNNNNNNNNNNNNNNNNNNNNNNNNNNNNNNNNNNNNNNNNNNNNNNNNNNNNNNNNNNNNNNNNNNNNNNNNNNNNNNNNNNNNNNNNNNNNNNNNNNNNNNNNNNNNNNNNNNNNNNNNNNNNNNNNNNNNNNNNNNNNNNNNNNNNNNNNNNNNNNNNNNNNNNNNNNNNNNNNNNNNNNNNNNNNNNNNNNNNNNNNNNNNNNNNNNNNNNNNNNNNNNNNNNNNNNNNNNNNNNNNNNNNNNNNNNNNNNNNNNNNNNNNNNNNNNNNNNNNNNNNNNNNNNNNNNNNNNNNNNNNNNNNNNNNNNNNNNNNNNNNNNNNNNNNNNNNNNNNNNNNNNNNNNNNNNNNNNNNNNNNNNNNNNNNNNNNNNNNNNNNNNNNNNNNNNNNNNNNNNNNNNNNNNNNNNNNNNNNNNNNNNNNNNNNNNNNNNNNNNNNNNNNNNNNNNNNNNNNNNNNNNNNNNNNNNNNNNNNNNNNNNNNNNNNNNNNNNNNNNNNNNNNNNNNNNNNNNNNNNNNNNNNNNNNNNNNNNNNNNNNNNNNNNNNNNNNNNNNNNNNNNNNNNNNNNNNNNNNNNNNNNNNNNNNNNNNNNNNNNNNNNNNNNNNNNNNNNNNNNNNNNNNNNNNNNNNNNNNNNNNNNNNNNNNNNNNNNNNNNNNNNNNNNNNNNNNNNNNNNNNNNNNNNNNNNNNNNNNNNNNNNNNNNNNNNNNNNNNNNNNNNNNNNNNNNNNNNNNNNNNNNNNNNNNNNNNNNNNNNNNNNNNNNNNNNNNNNNNNNNNNNNNNNNNNNNNNNNNNNNNNNNNNNNNNNNNNNNNNNNNNNNNNNNNNNNNNNNNNNNNNNNNNNNNNNNNNNNNNNNNNNNNNNNNNNNNNNNNNNNNNNNNNNNNNNNNNNNNNNNNNNNNNNNNNNNNNNNNNNNNNNNNNNNNNNNNNNNNNNNNNNNNNNNNNNNNNNNNNNNNNNNNNNNNNNNNNNNNNNNNNNNNNNNNNtttttttttcttataaaactgGCCAAACTGGATCACCTAGAATGCCTGATGAACCCTGATCAGACCTGGGAGGTGATGGGCTGCAAGCCCAAACAGGCCTTTGGGTCCCCAGAGAGCTGGGGCAAGGAATTGGCCCTGCCCTGGGCCTCAGCCTGCTCCCCCAACCAGCTGTATCTCATTGAGGATAATTAGCCCAGCCAGACGCCTGGCTCTCGGCCTCTCATTTTCCACTCAAGATCCATCCGCCGGGGGCCTTCGGACAGTGGCCCCACATATAAATCAAGAGGGGGTCACTGTTAAGAGAACAGGGACATTCTTTCCACCCGTGTGGCTGGCTAAATTGTCTCCAAGAGCAGATTCTGTCTTGGCGCCCAATCAAGAATGGCCAAGGCCTTTGAAGGCCCTTCCAGGATGAACCCCAGGGGTTTGAAGCTGTCTGAGCNAGCGGCAATCNCTGTNGGAGCTTCTGCTGACCACANGAGGGTGGGGCCTCTGAGGACGGTGGGACAACGTGATAGAAGAGGCACCCCCATTATGGAGTCTCCATAGCAACTTTGGAGCTGACTGTATCTTGCTACATGTAAGTAAGGGCTCTGTCATTAAGCCAGGCCCCCAGTCACTTACTTGGGGGTGCTAGAGCAGTGGTCTACATTGAGCTACACCCAGCcccttactgggggattctaggcaaagCAGTTTATCATTGAGCCCCGCTCAGCCCTTGCTGGGGCACTCAGGAATTCTATTGCTGTCTCCCTCTCCTTATTTTTGCTGTGCCTGGGCTGCACCGtgaagaccctatctcaaaactaaGTAAATGTACAGCTAGGAGCACATCTCAGTCGTAGAACNTGCGTGAGGACCGTGGCTTTGCTTACTGCCActccaaaaagaaataaatgaaaacaaatggatATCCACACGTTGATATTAGTAAAAAGATGGGATGAACATTTAGcaagaataaaaaatagaatcACAAACATGAcagacctaggtcctctgcacatatgttacagttgggcaccttggtcttcatgtgggctgctaacagtgggagcaggggctgtctctggctCTGTCATTTCCCTTCACACTCTTTCCTGCTACTGGGTTGCTCacctagcctcaataggagaagatgcacctagtcttagTGCAACGTGAGATGCTGAGGCTGGTtggtatccatgggaggcctccccttgtctgaggagaaagggaggagtggAGACAAGGCAGGGAAGACTGGacggagtgggggggagggggaactgtggtcgggatgtaaagtaaattaattaattaattaattaattaattaataggaATCACTGAGATTTTGCTTGTGAGTTCTAGAGAAGAGGTCCTGGAGAGACTGTTAAAAgaggacattttagaattttctgGAGCACTGGTTCCAGAACTGTCATACTCCCCACTGAATCAGCATTTTAGTCTTGACACTAAATTtcgtttttaaaatttatttttatgtaaatgaatgcaTGTTTGTGGggctgtgtctgtgcacatgagtgcagtacccagagaggccacaagagggctcTGTCTggtatggatgctgagaactaaacttgggtccttcAGAANAGAAGTGCATACTCCTTCCAGTTCCCTGAGCCCACTTTCTTTCAACAGTGAGGTTCGATCCTGAACCCCACAGTGTCTGGTTGGAGCCAGGGAATTGTGTCTGcttacagacagaaagacagactcCAGGGCATAGTTTAGTAGTTTATGATCTGGTATCAACATAAGCTTGGAGTTGATCCTGTAAACTAAACTTACTGGTGAATTAAATACCCGCTCAGGGCCATGGAGTCAAGCATTTTGCACACGACACGGGCCTATTCCGTGAAGTTTTTTGAAGCCACACCCACCATCCGTGTTTCATACTTGCTCCTAGTTTGCTGTGGAGTCTCTTATGCTGACCCCATGCTGGTTGTATGGGCGGGATGTGGGTGTGATTggggaatggagaggagactgggtCCAGTGTCCTGAGAGTGGCGTGACAGGGTCGAGGCATacctttctttttatatcttcaaCTTGTGTAGCCTATTAGCCTGGCTCGGTTGCCTCAGAAGACAGAGTTCTATTGGTAGCTGGGTAGCTCTGACACTCCGACCCTCAGCGCCCTCCTGGCNTTCCCATGATCCAGCTACAATCATGGAGTCCACAGCAGTCAAGGACAAAAGGGCACATACAGTGGTTCTGTCACTAGGCGTGGAAGCCAGCTCCAGTCCCAGCTGCTGCCCGCCCCAACACCTCATCCTTACTCAAGACCTGTCATCCGAGTGCTGGGTGCTAATGTCTATGTTTGGAGAGGGTGGGGCATTGGGACCCAGACTTCTTGGTGCCATGGAGACACTGGATGGGAGTGGCTGGTGGGCGCAGGGGTGGGAGAAACAGGCCATGTGGAGCTATGGTAATCCAGAATTTAGCTTCAAAGCTTGTGCCTTCAACTTCATTGGAATGTCCACCCACAAGGGTGGGGACAAGCTAAGTCTGGCTCCCATCAAACTTCAGAGAGTTACTGTGTCTTGTTTGGCTGGGGACTGAGGAGACTGTCTCATGGGGTTACAGATCNGGGATCTTAATGGGTNTATATAGGATCAGGAAACCCCAGTACAGCCTCTTAGGCCATGTCTACTCTAGGTCACTGACTACCTGTTTGGGCCCTCATATCGCCCCCTCCCCAGAGAGAAGGATGAGCgtcccacccaccacccaccacccaccatgcGCACTCCCTCAGCTGGTACTTGCTGCCCAGGGCCTCCNNGGTTAGAAACTCNAGTTGGCCTCGGTGAATGGAACGCACATAGACCGCTTTTGTGGCTCCACAGCGCCATCTACTGGTTTTTGATCCACCTTGCCTGGCTTCTGTTTCTCCCAGGCTTCTAGAGAAAACACAGCCACTCATAGCACAGggttttaaagtataattttgaGGCAAACAAGTCTGAATGAGAGTTGTGGCTGCCTCAGTTACTGCTGAACCACAGCCCTTAACCTCTTTAagtttcctggaaaaaaaaaaaacaaaaatcttgtgGGTtgggctcagtcagtaaagcttGCCTTGAAAGTATGTGGACCTGAGTCCCATTCCtaaaacccatgtaaaaagccaggcactgaATGTGTGCTTAAGGTGGAAATAGGTTAACTCTTGGGCCTTCATGTCCAGACAGCCTAGCCTGATTGGCGAGCACCGGGTTAATGagagactagagagagagagagagagagagaggtgacaaTATCCTTGAGGAAGACTTGAggtttcttctggcctctacatgatcatacatgcacatacacaaacatgcatttaaaaatagcttGCAAACTTATAGCGTGGTCTTTAAGCGTTCTACTGTGTGCACACAAGACCGCATCACATGTAATTACATCTCTAACTTCAGGTGATAAGGACACTGAGGACACCCAGGGGATGGACAGAGGCTGCAGTGATACGTGGATAGAAGGCACCGGATTGCCAAAGCCCGCTGGATGCACACTTTCCCACAAATCCATCTGCCTTCAGCATCTTTGCCTCTGGGGCTTCCAAGAATCTTGACACATGTCTTGATCTAGCCTCCAACTTCGAGCCCCGGCTGCTTCCCATGACAAAGGTTCACTTGCGTGCACGTgcgccttctctctttcttttctgagacaggatttttgtGTGTGNGTAGCCCTGGCCGTACTGGAATTAATCcatagaccaagctagccttgaatttagagatcctcctgcctctgccctccccagTNctgggattaaaggtgtgcaccatcaccaccccacTTCTCAGTTtcatctattgctgtgataataaAAAGATCTGACAAGAGCAACTTAGAAGAGTGTATGTCAGTTCATGGTCCCAGAGTTACAATCCATCCTATGGGGACATCACAGGGGCAGGAACACCGGAGACAGCTGGTCCCATCTCATCCACAGTCAGGAgcgggggtcgggggtggggggatgaatGCGCATGCGTGTAGTGCTCAGCCCGCTTTCCGCTTTCTCTACTCTCAGTCCAGGCCTCAAATGGTGCTGTCTGCTTTtaagctgggtcttcccacatcaattaacactGTCAAGATAATCTCCCACAGACNTGTCCACAGGTCCATCCGAAGGAGACAGTTCCTCGCTGAGAcgctcttcccaggtgactctgggaTGTGCCAAGCTGATAATTAAAACTAACCTGCACAATGGGCATGGGAGGAAGTAAGCTGTTTGGATCCAGATCTGTCCCTAGTGGAGCTCAGGGTCCTGAACAGCTCTTCTCTCGGTGATGGCTGGCTTCCTGTGTGGCAAGTGAATTGTCAGGGTCCTTTCGGCAGCTTCTACTGTCTAAACCCTGTCCTGCTTCTCCCGCTACTGTGGGTAGGAAGGTAGAGGACATACAATGGgaaccaggagcttgggacaatTCTcatctgcaccccacccccaagcagtGGGGGAGTCTGCATCCTGGAGTCTCGCCTGATTCAGCTTGGTGATATTTCACCTCTCTTGGAAGTCAAGTCCGCGCCGCCCCACCTTCCCCAGCTCAGTAGCTTCTTCTTACTGGAGAGCCTTAAAAGGGCTCCGGGAACAAAATACCTCTAAGGACCCATTTCCAGTGGCCTACTTCCTCCAGATAAGCCCCGCCTCCTCCAatgctcccctcccccgcccccccaagtAGCACCACCACCTGGGGATGTAGGCTTTAGCACACAGCCTGTGGGAGGGATTCCNCGCTCCAACTAAGGCTTGCCCGAGGCACCCTGCTGTGCGAGGCCTTCAGCTTGCCTTCCNGCTCACAGGGTGCTGTCCTGCTGCCTTCTTGCTGGTGTGGAAAGATGTAGTGATGCAGAGCAGTTGACATCAGAGTGGACTTAAAAAGACGTATCAGAAAGTATGATTGGTGGACAGGAAGCAGCAAGAGGCTGTCCGAGAGTGACTTATGTTCAGAAAGCAAAGACTGAATCC is a window from the Mus caroli chromosome 5, CAROLI_EIJ_v1.1, whole genome shotgun sequence genome containing:
- the Myl10 gene encoding myosin regulatory light chain 10 → MVKEAPGPINFTVFLTMFGEKLKGTDPEETILHAFKVFDTEGKGFVKADFIKEKLMTQADRFSEEEVKQMFAAFPPDVCGNLDYRNLCYVITHGEEKD